A region of Mesorhizobium sp. M3A.F.Ca.ET.080.04.2.1 DNA encodes the following proteins:
- a CDS encoding Lrp/AsnC family transcriptional regulator gives MDEETDGIQRNRHAARDIDPIDRRILGALVDDATISYAELGDRVGLSPPAAHERVKRLKRSGAIRATSAIIDPRAVKKPLLAFVHIDTRGWGKTPELMAVSEYPEVEEIHTVAGDTCMLLKVRTEDTRALEGLLARLYETPGVTSTRSYVVLSTYLERPVQPEITADWPAPRHMATPVY, from the coding sequence ATGGATGAAGAAACAGATGGCATTCAGCGGAACAGGCACGCGGCCCGCGACATCGACCCGATCGACCGAAGAATATTAGGCGCGCTCGTCGATGACGCCACCATCAGCTATGCCGAACTCGGCGATCGCGTGGGCCTGTCGCCGCCTGCGGCGCATGAACGGGTCAAGCGGCTCAAGCGCAGCGGCGCCATCCGCGCCACCTCGGCGATCATCGATCCTCGGGCGGTGAAGAAGCCGCTGCTCGCCTTCGTGCATATCGACACCAGGGGCTGGGGCAAGACGCCGGAGCTGATGGCGGTCTCGGAATATCCTGAAGTCGAGGAGATCCATACGGTGGCCGGCGACACCTGCATGCTGCTCAAGGTGCGCACTGAGGACACCCGGGCGCTCGAAGGTCTGCTGGCGCGGCTCTACGAGACGCCCGGCGTCACCTCGACGCGAAGCTATGTCGTGCTGTCGACCTATCTCGAACGACCGGTGCAGCCGGAGATCACGGCAGATTGGCCAGCGCCACGTCACATGGCGACGCCGGTTTACTGA
- a CDS encoding LysR family transcriptional regulator, producing MKQNFTVRHGALDGVEAFLSVARHRNFRKAAAELRVTPSAISQAVRTLEARIGVALFLRTTRSVGLTEAGERFFARARPAFEELVAAAEIAREFGQRPTGLLRLSVPRAVLPVLLEPLVASFCQAYPEIELEIVASGELVDLAAEGFDAGIRMGELIAPDMVAVRLTPSFPFVVVGSPDYLHHRSRPAQIEDLRGHACLRMRRTDGSVAPWRFVDGNKAIEAIVTGPLIAHDYSTLLGAAIRGVGLAQVPGPVAASAIADRRLHALLRPFAVTSPGVFLYYPQRHQVLPKLRAFIDHVRQGDGDISQRRTRNGKSREPATE from the coding sequence ATGAAGCAGAACTTCACAGTCAGGCATGGCGCTCTGGATGGCGTCGAGGCGTTCCTGAGCGTCGCCAGGCACCGGAATTTCCGCAAGGCAGCCGCGGAACTGCGGGTGACGCCGTCCGCGATCAGCCAGGCAGTAAGAACGCTCGAGGCCCGCATCGGCGTCGCGCTCTTTCTCCGCACGACGCGCAGCGTCGGCCTGACCGAAGCCGGCGAGCGCTTTTTTGCGCGCGCACGACCCGCCTTCGAGGAACTGGTCGCCGCAGCCGAGATCGCGCGCGAATTCGGCCAGCGACCGACCGGGCTGTTGCGCTTATCGGTGCCACGTGCGGTGCTCCCGGTGTTGCTGGAGCCGCTCGTCGCCTCCTTTTGCCAGGCCTATCCCGAGATCGAGCTGGAGATTGTCGCAAGCGGAGAACTGGTCGACCTCGCCGCGGAGGGATTCGACGCCGGCATCCGGATGGGCGAACTAATCGCCCCCGATATGGTGGCAGTGCGGTTGACGCCGTCATTCCCATTCGTGGTGGTCGGCAGCCCCGACTACCTGCATCACCGGAGCCGTCCAGCACAGATCGAGGATCTGCGCGGTCACGCCTGCCTGCGCATGCGCCGCACGGATGGCTCGGTCGCACCCTGGCGCTTTGTCGACGGCAACAAGGCGATCGAGGCGATCGTCACCGGACCGCTCATCGCGCATGACTATTCCACGCTTCTCGGCGCCGCGATCCGGGGCGTGGGCCTAGCGCAAGTGCCCGGCCCGGTCGCCGCCTCCGCGATCGCCGACCGGCGCCTGCATGCACTTCTAAGGCCGTTTGCCGTCACCTCGCCGGGCGTTTTTCTCTATTACCCGCAAAGGCATCAGGTCTTGCCCAAGCTGCGGGCCTTCATCGATCACGTCAGGCAAGGCGACGGCGACATTTCGCAAAGGCGGACACGCAACGGGAAGTCGCGGGAGCCAGCAACGGAGTAG
- a CDS encoding ATP-dependent Clp protease ATP-binding subunit, whose amino-acid sequence MEQRRASQGFKRKELVAKLNPTGVRAFKAAADTAKLRGNPYVELVHFIEQLVLSERSDVQMIVADAGIDPSRLTADLTRAVDRLPYGATSIEEFSDHIFHAIQEGWNLATLEFGVEEVRSAHILLACLKTPVLEGLLSKISAEFDKIDADGVIARFADVTEGSLEAGSPAAAAPDEKPMKRGPGGDSALAKYATDLTQRARDGKIDPVVGRDPEIRQIVDILMRRRQNNPILTGEAGVGKTAVVEGFALRISQGDVPPTLQNISVRMLDVGLMQAGASVKGEFEKRLKAVIDEVQASEVPIILFIDEAHTLIGAGGAAGTGDAANLLKPALARGELRTVAATTWAEYKQHIEKDPALTRRFQVVKIDEPSEAVAVLMLRGVAGVLEQHHKVQILDEAIEAAVSLSHRYIPARQLPDKAVSLLDTACARVAISQHATPAEVEDILRRRQALEVEQGIIGREAAIGIEVADRQARVEAGLAEAETTLAAAQERWEREKALVSEILDLRAKLRGEGVPLDAAAREDAAVAAEGAEAAEVKAPEQKTAESTDAKPSKVKADKAKKSKAEATKAAAAKVEAPAAEAIAGGSTPDSAADLARLRELMAELAAAQGETPLILPSVDRNAVAAVVQDWTGIPTGRMLSSQTEKALRLAATLSERVVGQDHAMEMIAKRVQTSRAGLGAPEKPVGVFLLCGPSGVGKTETALALAETLYGGEQNLISINMSEFQEAHTVSTLKGAPPGYVGYGKGGILTEAVRRKPYSVILLDEVEKAHPDVHEIFFQVFDKGMMDDSEGRRIDFKNTLILLTSNVGSEVIMDRTKNGTVRTGIDDLDSALRAPLLKVFPAAFLGRVVTIPYYPLSDSMIEAITRHQFGKIARRLKVTNDAELVIGEGVMDLVKARCTEIESGGRMIDAILTNTLLPELSRGVLNRSLEGQKMTKVTVGASAEGFTYSFE is encoded by the coding sequence ATGGAACAGCGCCGGGCATCGCAGGGCTTCAAGCGCAAGGAACTGGTCGCCAAGCTCAATCCCACCGGGGTGCGCGCCTTCAAGGCGGCGGCGGACACGGCCAAGCTGCGCGGCAACCCCTATGTCGAACTCGTCCATTTCATCGAGCAACTTGTGCTGTCCGAGCGCTCGGACGTGCAGATGATCGTCGCCGACGCCGGCATCGATCCCAGCCGACTGACTGCCGACCTGACCCGCGCGGTCGACAGGCTGCCCTATGGCGCGACTTCTATCGAGGAATTTTCCGACCACATATTTCACGCCATCCAGGAAGGCTGGAACCTGGCGACGCTGGAGTTCGGGGTGGAAGAGGTGCGCAGCGCCCATATCCTGCTCGCCTGCCTGAAGACCCCGGTGCTGGAAGGTCTGCTGTCCAAGATCAGCGCCGAGTTCGACAAGATCGATGCCGACGGCGTCATTGCCCGCTTCGCCGATGTCACCGAAGGTTCTCTGGAAGCCGGCTCGCCTGCCGCCGCAGCTCCCGACGAGAAGCCGATGAAGCGTGGTCCGGGCGGGGATTCGGCGCTGGCAAAATACGCCACCGACCTTACCCAGCGCGCCCGCGACGGCAAGATCGACCCGGTCGTCGGCCGCGATCCCGAGATCCGGCAGATCGTCGACATCCTCATGCGACGCCGGCAAAACAACCCGATCCTGACCGGCGAGGCCGGCGTCGGCAAGACGGCGGTGGTGGAAGGATTTGCCCTGCGCATTTCCCAGGGCGACGTCCCGCCGACATTGCAGAACATCAGTGTCCGCATGCTCGATGTCGGCCTGATGCAGGCGGGCGCCAGCGTCAAGGGCGAGTTCGAGAAGCGGCTGAAGGCGGTCATCGACGAGGTGCAGGCCTCCGAGGTTCCGATCATCCTGTTCATCGACGAGGCGCATACGCTGATCGGCGCCGGCGGCGCTGCCGGGACCGGCGACGCGGCCAATCTCTTGAAGCCGGCGCTGGCGCGCGGCGAGCTGCGCACCGTCGCGGCGACCACCTGGGCCGAATACAAGCAGCATATCGAGAAAGACCCGGCGCTGACGCGGCGCTTCCAGGTGGTCAAGATCGACGAGCCGTCGGAAGCGGTGGCCGTGCTCATGCTGCGCGGCGTCGCCGGCGTTCTGGAGCAGCACCACAAGGTGCAGATCCTGGACGAGGCGATCGAGGCGGCGGTCTCGCTGTCGCACCGCTATATCCCGGCGCGGCAGCTCCCTGACAAGGCGGTCAGCCTGCTCGATACCGCCTGCGCCCGCGTCGCCATCTCGCAGCATGCCACGCCGGCCGAAGTCGAGGACATTTTGCGCCGCCGCCAGGCGCTCGAGGTCGAGCAGGGCATCATCGGCCGCGAGGCGGCGATCGGCATCGAGGTGGCCGACCGGCAGGCGAGGGTCGAAGCCGGGCTGGCGGAAGCCGAGACGACTTTGGCCGCCGCGCAGGAGCGCTGGGAACGTGAAAAGGCGCTGGTGAGCGAGATCCTCGATCTGCGCGCAAAATTGCGCGGCGAGGGTGTGCCGCTCGATGCGGCCGCGCGCGAGGATGCCGCCGTTGCAGCGGAAGGCGCGGAAGCGGCCGAAGTGAAGGCGCCGGAGCAGAAAACCGCCGAAAGCACGGACGCCAAGCCTTCCAAGGTCAAGGCTGACAAGGCCAAGAAGTCCAAGGCTGAAGCGACAAAGGCTGCAGCGGCCAAGGTCGAAGCACCTGCTGCCGAGGCAATCGCCGGTGGTTCGACGCCGGACTCGGCCGCCGATCTGGCGCGGTTGCGCGAACTGATGGCCGAGCTTGCCGCGGCGCAGGGCGAGACGCCGCTGATCCTGCCTTCGGTGGACCGCAACGCCGTCGCCGCGGTCGTCCAGGACTGGACCGGCATCCCGACCGGACGCATGCTGTCAAGCCAGACCGAGAAGGCACTTAGGCTCGCCGCTACGTTGTCCGAACGCGTGGTCGGCCAGGATCACGCGATGGAGATGATTGCCAAGCGCGTGCAGACCAGCCGCGCCGGCCTCGGCGCCCCGGAAAAGCCGGTCGGCGTCTTCCTGCTCTGCGGCCCTTCCGGCGTCGGCAAGACCGAGACCGCGCTGGCGCTGGCCGAGACGCTCTATGGCGGCGAGCAGAATCTGATCTCGATCAACATGTCCGAATTCCAGGAGGCGCATACCGTCTCCACGCTGAAAGGCGCGCCGCCCGGCTATGTCGGTTACGGCAAGGGCGGCATCCTGACCGAGGCGGTGCGCAGGAAACCCTATTCGGTGATCCTGCTCGACGAGGTCGAGAAGGCGCATCCGGACGTGCACGAGATCTTCTTCCAGGTCTTCGACAAAGGCATGATGGACGACAGCGAGGGCCGCCGCATCGACTTCAAGAACACGCTGATCCTGCTCACCTCGAATGTCGGCTCCGAGGTGATCATGGACCGCACCAAGAACGGCACCGTGCGGACCGGCATCGACGATCTGGATTCCGCCTTGCGCGCCCCGCTGCTGAAAGTGTTTCCAGCGGCCTTTCTCGGCCGCGTCGTCACCATTCCCTACTATCCGCTGTCGGATTCCATGATCGAGGCGATCACGAGGCACCAGTTCGGCAAGATCGCGCGGCGCCTCAAGGTCACCAACGATGCCGAGCTGGTCATCGGCGAGGGCGTGATGGACCTCGTCAAGGCGCGCTGCACCGAGATCGAGTCCGGCGGGCGCATGATCGACGCCATCCTCACCAACACGCTGCTGCCGGAGCTGAGCCGCGGCGTCCTCAATCGTTCGCTCGAGGGTCAGAAGATGACGAAGGTTACCGTTGGCGCTTCCGCGGAAGGCTTCACCTATTCCTTCGAGTAG
- the tssA gene encoding type VI secretion system protein TssA, with protein MIDLALWLNPLNGANPSGEDLRNDPAFHELERLTEQQKKVEYEGNNKSEVDVPVDWSVIITKAEELRSHGRDLRLLVLVVRALANEDQLGGLAEGLTLIAQTFDRHWDTMHPALRSGATPREAALRRINALIDLQNSQDGLLKDLRGMVFFAPRTVGPIKGEDLEKGSLEEQVMLQEAASGLSAAEKAALTSTHSQLVNRVRTGCKAQMDQAGEAMTSLIADGRAAIAALEAVETALNARIEGSGSTVPELKRFLQRLLTTLERNSVAGAVANGAAKPSPQPAEAAAPARNGAAAMGAERMASVASSMEASTGLPDRITSRDDVVKCLDLVVAFYDRTEPSSPIPHLARRVRRMVHMDFVELMEDLAPSGLKEFRLLAGVPDPKKPA; from the coding sequence GTGATCGATCTCGCACTCTGGCTGAATCCTCTGAACGGTGCGAATCCGTCGGGAGAGGACTTGCGCAACGACCCGGCCTTCCATGAGCTGGAGCGCCTGACCGAACAGCAGAAAAAGGTCGAATACGAAGGAAACAACAAATCGGAAGTCGATGTTCCGGTCGACTGGTCCGTCATAATCACCAAGGCTGAGGAATTGCGTTCGCACGGCCGGGACCTGCGCCTTCTCGTCCTGGTGGTGCGTGCCCTTGCCAATGAAGACCAGCTGGGCGGGCTCGCTGAAGGCCTGACGCTGATTGCCCAAACCTTCGACAGGCATTGGGATACGATGCATCCGGCGCTGCGCTCAGGCGCGACGCCGCGCGAGGCTGCCTTGCGGCGCATCAATGCGCTGATCGACCTGCAAAACAGCCAGGACGGGCTGCTCAAGGATCTGCGCGGCATGGTCTTCTTTGCCCCGCGCACGGTCGGGCCGATCAAAGGCGAGGATCTGGAAAAGGGCAGCCTCGAAGAACAGGTCATGCTGCAGGAGGCGGCTTCGGGACTGAGCGCGGCCGAAAAGGCGGCGCTGACCAGCACCCACAGCCAATTGGTCAACCGGGTGCGCACCGGATGCAAGGCACAGATGGACCAGGCCGGCGAGGCGATGACGTCGCTCATCGCCGATGGCCGCGCGGCGATCGCGGCGCTCGAGGCAGTGGAGACCGCGCTCAACGCCCGCATCGAAGGCAGCGGATCCACCGTTCCGGAATTGAAGCGATTCCTGCAGCGCCTGCTGACGACGCTGGAGCGGAACTCAGTCGCCGGCGCAGTGGCGAACGGGGCCGCGAAGCCCTCTCCGCAACCGGCGGAAGCGGCAGCGCCGGCCCGCAACGGAGCCGCAGCGATGGGAGCCGAAAGGATGGCAAGTGTGGCAAGCTCTATGGAAGCGAGCACCGGACTGCCCGACCGGATCACCTCGCGCGACGACGTCGTCAAATGCCTCGACCTGGTTGTCGCCTTCTACGACCGCACCGAGCCGTCGAGCCCGATCCCGCATCTCGCCCGACGCGTGCGGCGCATGGTGCACATGGATTTCGTTGAACTGATGGAAGATCTCGCCCCGTCGGGGCTGAAGGAATTCCGGCTGCTTGCCGGTGTCCCCGATCCCAAGAAGCCGGCCTAG
- the tssB gene encoding type VI secretion system contractile sheath small subunit yields the protein MPAESKAKVIERNRAPRVQIAYDVETYGSPTTIELPFVMAVMADLAGASQTKEASRSVLDRKFVETDANRFPKFMEAMGPRVKARVKNTLPQAEGAERDEELAVDLTFSKMGDFAPDKIAEQVPQLAEILKMRRQLEELLGFMDGRVDAEKRIAQLLNNEPLLSKIASQAMDDGKGEE from the coding sequence ATGCCTGCAGAGAGCAAAGCCAAGGTCATCGAAAGAAATCGCGCCCCGCGCGTGCAGATCGCCTACGACGTTGAAACCTACGGCAGCCCGACGACCATCGAACTGCCGTTCGTCATGGCCGTGATGGCCGATCTTGCCGGGGCCTCACAGACCAAGGAAGCGTCAAGGTCGGTGCTCGACCGCAAATTCGTCGAAACCGACGCCAATCGCTTCCCCAAGTTCATGGAGGCAATGGGGCCGCGCGTGAAGGCGCGGGTGAAGAACACGCTGCCGCAAGCCGAGGGCGCCGAGCGCGACGAGGAACTGGCGGTCGATCTGACCTTCTCCAAGATGGGCGATTTTGCTCCGGACAAGATCGCCGAGCAGGTCCCGCAACTGGCCGAGATCCTCAAGATGCGCCGTCAGCTCGAAGAGTTGCTCGGCTTCATGGACGGCCGCGTCGACGCCGAAAAGCGCATCGCGCAGCTTCTGAACAACGAGCCGCTGCTGAGCAAGATCGCCAGCCAGGCGATGGATGACGGCAAGGGCGAGGAGTAA
- the tssC gene encoding type VI secretion system contractile sheath large subunit, whose product MAEQQKTAAATAEAEAIDLGEFSGLLEKDFKVKKDDSEKLQQLVRNLALAAQSRSETTTISSNAIKSIKSLIAGIDKMLTTQVNEIMHAPEVREMEGTWRGLWYLVNNTETDTKLKIRVMNISKEQLADTLEDYEGQMWDQSPIFKKVYTDEYSMLGGEPIGCIIGAYEFSNHPRDVGLLRNISGVCASAHTPFIAAASPRLFRMDSWQELPNPQDLQMIVNNPAYASWQSLRESEDARYIGLTMPRVLARLPYGTETVPVKGFTFEEEVGGDHNKYVWMNAAFPMGVNINRSHKLFGWGTQIRGVENGGTVLNLPVHAFPTDDGSIAMKCPTEVAIDDRREAELAKLGLMPILHRKNTDLAAFIGAHSLQDDETRAGRLVDPDAQANERLSANLPYLFPVSRFAHYLKAIARDKIGSFKERTDMQIWLTEWINRYVLANPAFADDKARAKRPLAAAEVQVDSVEGRPGYYNARFYLRPHYQLEGINASLRLVSELPSVKG is encoded by the coding sequence ATGGCTGAACAGCAAAAGACCGCAGCCGCCACAGCCGAAGCGGAAGCGATAGACCTCGGCGAATTCAGCGGACTGCTGGAAAAGGATTTCAAGGTCAAGAAGGACGACAGCGAAAAGCTGCAGCAGCTGGTGCGAAACCTGGCGCTCGCGGCGCAGTCGCGCTCGGAGACCACGACCATCTCTTCCAATGCGATCAAGTCGATCAAGTCGCTGATCGCCGGCATCGACAAGATGCTGACGACGCAGGTCAACGAGATCATGCATGCGCCGGAAGTGCGGGAGATGGAAGGCACATGGCGCGGCCTCTGGTATCTGGTCAACAACACCGAGACGGATACGAAGCTCAAGATCCGGGTGATGAACATCTCCAAGGAGCAGCTGGCCGACACGCTCGAAGACTATGAAGGCCAGATGTGGGACCAGAGCCCGATCTTCAAGAAGGTCTACACGGACGAGTATTCGATGCTGGGCGGCGAGCCGATCGGCTGCATCATCGGCGCCTACGAATTCTCCAACCATCCGCGCGACGTCGGGCTGCTGCGCAACATCTCCGGCGTCTGCGCCTCGGCGCACACGCCCTTCATCGCCGCGGCGTCACCGCGCCTGTTCCGCATGGACAGCTGGCAGGAACTGCCGAACCCGCAGGACCTGCAGATGATCGTGAACAACCCGGCCTATGCCTCGTGGCAGTCGCTGCGCGAGAGCGAGGACGCCCGCTATATCGGTCTCACCATGCCGCGCGTCCTGGCACGTCTGCCCTACGGCACGGAGACGGTTCCGGTGAAGGGCTTCACCTTCGAGGAGGAAGTGGGCGGCGACCACAACAAATATGTCTGGATGAACGCCGCCTTCCCGATGGGCGTCAACATCAACCGCAGCCACAAGCTTTTTGGCTGGGGAACGCAGATCCGCGGCGTCGAAAACGGCGGCACGGTGCTCAACCTGCCGGTGCACGCCTTCCCGACCGACGACGGCTCGATCGCGATGAAATGCCCGACCGAGGTCGCCATCGACGACCGGCGCGAGGCGGAACTGGCCAAGCTCGGCCTGATGCCGATCCTGCACCGGAAGAACACCGACCTTGCGGCCTTCATCGGCGCCCATTCGCTGCAGGACGACGAGACCCGCGCCGGCCGCCTCGTCGATCCCGACGCGCAGGCGAATGAGCGGCTCAGCGCCAACCTGCCCTACCTGTTCCCGGTGTCGCGCTTCGCGCACTACCTCAAGGCGATTGCGCGCGACAAGATCGGCTCGTTCAAGGAACGCACCGACATGCAGATCTGGTTGACCGAATGGATCAACCGATACGTGCTGGCCAACCCAGCCTTCGCCGACGACAAGGCGCGCGCCAAGCGCCCGCTTGCCGCGGCAGAGGTCCAGGTCGACAGCGTCGAAGGCCGGCCCGGTTACTACAATGCCCGGTTCTATCTGCGTCCGCACTACCAGCTGGAAGGCATCAATGCCTCGCTCCGGCTGGTATCGGAACTGCCGTCAGTGAAGGGCTGA
- a CDS encoding Hcp family type VI secretion system effector: MKIDGFLKVPDIKGPSVRDGHEDEIEVHGVDYKMVAPYDPNSLSRRGRVALGMIKFTKHYDKASPYLKKALFDNKALDEVVFSARRTIDGETSDYLVVTLTDASIMEYDMKQADDEADLIEEEVSFAYKKIKFVYNKDDEIEMDVYVGK; the protein is encoded by the coding sequence ATGAAAATCGATGGTTTTTTGAAAGTTCCGGACATCAAGGGTCCGAGCGTACGCGACGGCCATGAGGACGAGATCGAAGTCCATGGCGTCGACTACAAGATGGTCGCGCCCTACGATCCGAATTCGCTTTCGCGCCGCGGGCGCGTGGCCCTGGGAATGATCAAGTTCACCAAGCACTACGACAAGGCCTCGCCTTATCTGAAGAAGGCACTGTTCGACAACAAGGCCCTCGATGAAGTGGTGTTTTCGGCACGCCGCACCATCGACGGCGAGACCAGCGACTATCTGGTCGTCACCCTGACCGATGCCTCGATCATGGAGTACGACATGAAACAGGCCGACGACGAAGCCGACCTGATCGAGGAGGAAGTGAGCTTCGCCTACAAGAAGATCAAGTTCGTCTACAACAAGGACGACGAAATCGAAATGGATGTCTATGTCGGCAAGTGA
- the tssE gene encoding type VI secretion system baseplate subunit TssE — MSASEVRRAGASKAQLAGSSRAKREAVQPSLWDRLINDLPGLTSEIEGLRRLLQEELGAERVEALLAGSARAIDADAELTAEQKRRLHRLAFQTEHRVEIESRGVVVSARVLREAVRRDIEALFNTERFESMPLLSDAEQEQALDELPSLADFPEVRRSVVNYGVPSFSGRSSRDFDRDALAREIRAVLGTFEPRLKESATTVNVTLGDKSFGLKIEIDAVLIMTPTPERMRLRTTINLDNGLARTELRET, encoded by the coding sequence ATGTCGGCAAGTGAGGTCCGGCGGGCCGGCGCGAGCAAGGCGCAGCTTGCCGGCAGTTCGCGGGCGAAGCGCGAGGCGGTCCAGCCTTCCCTCTGGGACCGCCTGATCAACGACTTGCCCGGCCTGACCTCCGAGATAGAGGGGCTGCGCCGACTGCTGCAGGAAGAACTCGGCGCCGAGCGCGTCGAGGCTCTTCTTGCCGGCAGCGCACGCGCCATCGACGCCGACGCCGAACTGACGGCCGAACAGAAGCGGCGGCTGCACCGGCTGGCCTTCCAGACCGAGCACCGCGTCGAGATCGAAAGCCGCGGCGTGGTGGTGTCGGCGCGCGTGCTGAGGGAGGCGGTGCGGCGTGATATCGAGGCCTTGTTCAACACCGAGCGCTTCGAGTCCATGCCGCTCCTTTCAGACGCGGAACAGGAGCAGGCATTGGACGAACTGCCCTCGCTGGCGGATTTCCCGGAAGTGCGGCGAAGCGTCGTCAACTATGGAGTGCCTTCCTTTTCCGGCCGTTCCTCGCGCGATTTCGACCGCGATGCGCTGGCGCGCGAGATCCGTGCGGTGCTCGGAACCTTCGAGCCGCGTCTCAAGGAGAGCGCCACGACGGTCAATGTCACCCTCGGCGACAAGAGCTTCGGCTTGAAGATCGAGATCGACGCCGTGCTGATCATGACGCCGACGCCGGAACGCATGCGGCTGCGCACCACGATCAATCTCGACAACGGCCTGGCACGAACCGAACTCAGGGAGACCTGA
- the tssF gene encoding type VI secretion system baseplate subunit TssF: protein MDRVFLEYYEEELTHIRALAAEFADMHPAVARNLSLDTVPCPDPYVERLLDGVAFLAARTRLKVDAERSRFSRAVLDVLYPDLVTPAPATAMAAFKPGQQVQSMIAGHAVGRGTRLVSSLHPGLSTRSTFTTAQEVTLWPIAITSVSYFQDRSGLAAAGIGPVGGVRGEAAFRIALAITGKAKLSELSLDRLDLYFAGRTKAPLLFDAIFGACSALGARPEGKSNPLTALPEPEMVGIGDDEALMPRTRPTFEGYRLLREYFMIPERFHYVRVRGLQPVVRKCEAGIEIIFLFRRPVPELADVTPADFELFVTPVINLFERECNVIEIDPRRTRQVVHADRTRARDFEIFRVTRVEDADAEGSEAAIPELFSLGQNRGSGWVYSTERRPRRATEDERRDGLTRTSYTGDDVFLAISRPAGSPANRTPKRLDVTALCTNRDLPILDDTPTLTLETADPVETVRLLGALRPPQPAIPASLPAGAEGESRADNLAWRLVSQLALNFLSLAKEGRGVDPLHALLDLYADRGDPSLARNVHSITRIDSRPVIERLQIDGPMCFGRGTEITLHVDQSVLAGQSTLLLSALLARLFARHAGINGFVRTRTRLLQKQEDVPWPMTPGNRYLI, encoded by the coding sequence ATGGACCGGGTGTTCCTGGAGTATTACGAAGAGGAACTGACCCACATCCGCGCGCTGGCCGCGGAGTTCGCCGACATGCATCCGGCGGTCGCCCGCAATCTTTCGCTCGACACGGTTCCCTGCCCCGACCCCTATGTCGAACGGCTGCTCGACGGCGTCGCCTTCCTTGCCGCGCGCACGCGGCTGAAGGTCGATGCGGAGCGCTCGCGCTTCTCGCGCGCCGTGCTCGACGTGCTTTATCCGGACCTGGTCACACCGGCACCGGCAACGGCGATGGCGGCGTTCAAGCCCGGCCAGCAGGTGCAGTCGATGATCGCCGGCCATGCCGTCGGACGTGGGACGCGCCTGGTTTCCAGCCTGCATCCCGGCCTCTCGACGCGCTCGACCTTCACCACGGCGCAAGAGGTCACGCTGTGGCCAATCGCGATCACATCGGTCAGCTATTTTCAGGATCGCAGCGGACTGGCTGCGGCCGGCATAGGCCCGGTCGGCGGCGTGCGCGGCGAAGCAGCATTTCGCATCGCGCTCGCCATCACCGGAAAGGCCAAGCTCAGCGAATTGTCGCTCGATCGGCTCGACCTCTATTTCGCCGGGCGCACGAAGGCCCCGCTGCTTTTCGACGCGATCTTCGGCGCCTGCTCTGCGCTCGGCGCGCGGCCGGAGGGCAAGAGCAACCCGCTCACGGCTCTGCCGGAGCCTGAAATGGTCGGCATTGGCGACGACGAGGCGCTGATGCCCCGCACCCGGCCAACCTTCGAGGGATACCGGCTGCTGCGCGAATATTTCATGATCCCCGAACGCTTCCACTATGTGCGCGTCCGCGGGCTGCAGCCAGTGGTGCGCAAGTGCGAGGCGGGGATCGAGATCATCTTCCTGTTCAGGCGCCCGGTGCCGGAGCTCGCCGACGTGACGCCGGCGGATTTCGAGCTCTTCGTGACGCCGGTCATCAATCTCTTCGAACGGGAATGCAACGTCATCGAGATCGATCCGCGCCGCACGCGGCAGGTGGTGCATGCCGACCGGACGCGGGCGCGGGATTTCGAGATCTTCCGGGTCACCCGGGTGGAAGACGCCGATGCGGAAGGCAGCGAGGCCGCGATCCCCGAGCTTTTCAGCCTGGGGCAGAATCGCGGCAGCGGCTGGGTCTATTCGACGGAACGGCGCCCGCGCCGGGCGACCGAGGACGAACGGCGCGATGGCCTGACCCGCACCTCCTACACGGGCGACGATGTCTTCCTGGCGATCTCGCGCCCGGCCGGAAGCCCGGCGAACCGCACGCCCAAGCGCCTCGACGTGACGGCGCTCTGCACCAACCGCGACCTGCCGATCCTGGACGACACCCCGACTTTGACGCTGGAGACGGCCGACCCGGTCGAAACGGTGAGGCTGCTCGGCGCCCTGCGGCCGCCGCAGCCGGCGATCCCGGCCTCGCTGCCGGCTGGCGCCGAAGGTGAATCGCGGGCCGACAATCTCGCCTGGCGGCTGGTGTCGCAACTGGCGCTCAACTTCCTGAGCCTCGCCAAGGAGGGTCGTGGTGTCGACCCGCTGCATGCGCTGCTCGACCTCTATGCCGACCGCGGCGACCCCAGCCTTGCCCGAAACGTCCACTCGATCACCCGTATCGACTCGCGCCCCGTCATCGAGCGGCTGCAGATCGACGGGCCGATGTGCTTCGGACGGGGCACGGAGATTACGCTGCATGTCGACCAGTCGGTGCTGGCAGGGCAAAGCACGCTGCTGCTTTCGGCTCTGCTTGCGCGGCTGTTTGCCCGGCACGCCGGGATAAACGGCTTCGTGCGGACCCGCACGCGGCTGCTGCAGAAGCAGGAGGATGTGCC